One region of Glutamicibacter sp. B1 genomic DNA includes:
- a CDS encoding M24 family metallopeptidase, giving the protein MTTANIATNVSDLARLKTLHNGSKQQLTFSDAEFERRLAGLRQIMAAKNLDAAILTSYHGIKYYSDFLYTTFGRNYALVVTANNSTTVTANIDAGMPWRTSYGDNIVYTDWKRDNFFYGLQEALKRDGVKASRIGVEDDFLPGRTRQQIADTFDGATLVDVSQDAMRQRMIKSAEEIEVIKHGARIGDLGGEAIKAAIREGITEYEVALIGTEAMVHEIAKTFPHREVRDTWVWFQSGINTDGAHNWATTRKLQQGDILSLNCFPMTSGYYTALERTLFLGEPDARSLELWNVNVEVHKRGLELIKPGAVCKDIAAELNEIYISHGLLPNRTFGYGHSFGVLSHYYGREAGLELREDIDTVLEPGMVVSMEPMITVMDGEPGAGGYREHDILVVGEDGAENITKFGFGPENNII; this is encoded by the coding sequence ATGACTACCGCCAACATCGCCACCAACGTCTCCGACCTGGCCCGCCTGAAGACCCTGCACAACGGGTCCAAGCAACAGCTGACCTTCTCCGATGCAGAGTTCGAACGCCGCCTGGCCGGCCTGCGCCAGATCATGGCCGCCAAGAACCTGGACGCTGCAATCCTGACCAGTTACCACGGCATCAAGTACTACTCGGACTTCCTCTACACCACCTTCGGCCGCAACTACGCACTGGTGGTCACCGCAAACAACTCAACCACCGTCACCGCGAACATCGACGCCGGCATGCCATGGCGCACCAGCTACGGCGATAACATCGTCTACACCGACTGGAAGCGCGATAACTTCTTCTACGGCCTACAAGAAGCGCTCAAGCGCGATGGCGTGAAGGCCTCCCGGATCGGCGTCGAGGACGACTTCCTGCCCGGCCGCACCCGCCAGCAGATCGCCGACACCTTCGACGGCGCCACCCTGGTGGACGTCTCGCAGGATGCCATGCGCCAGCGCATGATCAAGTCCGCCGAGGAGATCGAGGTCATCAAGCACGGTGCCCGCATCGGCGACCTGGGCGGCGAAGCCATCAAGGCCGCCATCCGCGAAGGCATCACCGAATACGAAGTCGCGCTGATCGGCACCGAGGCCATGGTGCACGAGATCGCCAAGACCTTCCCACACCGCGAAGTGCGCGACACCTGGGTCTGGTTCCAGTCCGGCATCAACACCGATGGCGCCCACAACTGGGCCACCACCCGCAAGCTGCAGCAAGGCGATATCCTCTCGCTGAACTGCTTCCCGATGACCTCGGGCTACTACACCGCACTGGAGCGCACCCTATTCCTCGGCGAGCCGGATGCGCGCAGCCTAGAGTTGTGGAACGTCAACGTGGAGGTTCACAAGCGCGGTCTGGAACTGATCAAGCCGGGCGCCGTCTGCAAGGACATCGCCGCCGAGCTGAACGAAATCTACATCTCCCACGGCCTGCTGCCTAACCGCACCTTCGGCTACGGCCACTCCTTCGGCGTCCTCTCGCACTACTACGGACGCGAAGCCGGCCTGGAGTTGCGCGAGGACATCGACACCGTACTCGAGCCGGGCATGGTCGTCTCCATGGAGCCAATGATCACCGTCATGGACGGCGAGCCAGGCGCCGGCGGCTACCGCGAACACGACATCCTGGTCGTGGGCGAAGACGGAGCCGAGAACATCACCAAGTTCGGCTTCGGACCAGAGAACAACATCATCTAA
- a CDS encoding MFS transporter codes for MTQQTQQTQQTQEVRQTRRKVIAASFIGNFVEWFDYAAYGYLAVTIAAVFFPSDDPQAGLLMAFGVFAISFMVRPIGGFIWGHLGDKIGRREALSYSILLMTGATFCIALLPGYAVIGIGAPLLLLVLRLVQGFSAAGEYAGASAFLVEYAPANRRGLYAAVVPASTATGLLAGSLMAAGLTSLLSAESLESWGWRLPFLLAAPLGLIGRYIRTKLEDSPAFIEASAASAPEGSPVGSLIKNHWRQLLQASGAVLLNAVGFYVILSYMPTYLSEELGLDATGSYLATTIALLTYIGFIFLTGMLSDRFGRKRVLISASILFVLFTVPAFLLLETGGFLLIILVQIALGAMLALNDGTLPSFLAEMFPTRVRYSGFAVSFNLSNALFGGTAPFIATLLIATSGSVIAPGWYLMAAAVISLVAVASSVETSRKPLG; via the coding sequence ATGACGCAGCAAACCCAGCAGACCCAGCAAACCCAAGAAGTCCGCCAGACCCGGCGCAAGGTCATCGCGGCCAGCTTCATCGGCAACTTCGTGGAATGGTTCGACTACGCCGCCTACGGCTATCTTGCAGTGACCATCGCTGCGGTATTTTTCCCCAGCGATGACCCACAGGCCGGACTGCTGATGGCCTTTGGTGTCTTCGCGATCTCCTTTATGGTGCGTCCGATCGGCGGTTTCATTTGGGGACACTTGGGCGACAAGATTGGCCGACGCGAGGCCCTGTCCTACTCGATCCTGTTAATGACCGGAGCAACCTTCTGCATCGCACTACTCCCGGGGTACGCGGTGATCGGGATCGGCGCCCCACTGCTACTCTTGGTGCTGCGCCTGGTCCAGGGCTTCTCGGCGGCCGGTGAATACGCCGGTGCCTCAGCTTTCTTGGTCGAATATGCTCCCGCCAATCGGCGCGGACTCTACGCTGCGGTGGTTCCCGCGAGCACCGCCACCGGTCTGCTCGCCGGTTCGCTCATGGCCGCCGGGCTGACGAGCCTACTATCCGCTGAGTCGCTGGAATCTTGGGGCTGGCGCTTACCCTTCTTGCTGGCTGCTCCCCTTGGTTTGATCGGACGCTATATTCGCACCAAACTGGAGGACTCCCCCGCATTTATTGAGGCCTCGGCAGCTTCCGCCCCAGAAGGCTCACCGGTCGGCTCGTTGATCAAAAACCATTGGCGGCAACTACTGCAGGCCAGCGGCGCGGTGCTCCTGAACGCCGTGGGGTTCTACGTCATCCTCTCCTATATGCCCACCTACCTCTCCGAGGAGCTGGGCTTGGACGCGACCGGTTCGTATCTAGCGACGACCATCGCCTTGCTGACCTACATTGGTTTCATCTTCCTCACCGGCATGCTCTCCGACCGCTTCGGCCGCAAACGGGTCTTGATCAGCGCGTCGATTCTGTTCGTCCTCTTTACCGTGCCGGCCTTCCTGCTCCTTGAAACCGGCGGCTTCTTGCTGATCATCTTGGTGCAGATCGCACTTGGCGCCATGCTCGCACTGAACGATGGCACGTTACCTAGCTTCCTAGCCGAAATGTTCCCGACCAGGGTGCGTTATTCCGGTTTTGCCGTCTCCTTTAACCTTTCAAACGCGCTCTTTGGAGGTACCGCACCCTTCATCGCAACACTGCTCATTGCCACCAGCGGCAGCGTGATCGCCCCGGGGTGGTATCTCATGGCCGCCGCAGTGATTTCGCTGGTTGCCGTGGCTTCCTCGGTGGAAACCAGTCGCAAACCATTAGGCTGA
- a CDS encoding N-acyl homoserine lactonase family protein, whose translation MPINTYRIQHPDGPILFDTGESPHASKKSGLPWWHPFFQLNVDINVSPDESIGARLAQQGLEPKDLQAVVVSHLHHDHGDGLADLADARILVAAEHWAAFRKKFSATILGAAPQYWPEGFQPELLQLENSALGPWEKTYPITSDGRVIGIPTPGHVPGHMSVVVFADEATYLLGGDVTYDQELLDQEQTDGVNGDPHLAVEQLRKIKTFAATRPVVLLSAHDPNAASRLNANTAFRPSALKPTR comes from the coding sequence TTGCCTATCAATACGTATCGAATCCAGCACCCGGATGGACCGATCCTATTCGACACGGGCGAATCGCCCCATGCATCAAAGAAAAGTGGCCTGCCTTGGTGGCACCCGTTCTTCCAACTAAATGTCGACATCAACGTATCTCCGGATGAATCAATTGGTGCCCGTCTGGCACAACAGGGACTGGAGCCCAAAGATCTTCAGGCTGTCGTCGTTTCCCATCTACATCACGACCATGGTGACGGACTCGCCGATCTGGCCGATGCGCGCATCCTCGTCGCCGCAGAACACTGGGCAGCTTTCCGCAAGAAATTCAGCGCGACAATTCTTGGGGCAGCACCACAATACTGGCCCGAGGGGTTCCAACCTGAGCTGCTTCAACTCGAAAATTCCGCCTTAGGGCCTTGGGAGAAGACCTACCCAATCACGAGCGACGGCAGGGTCATCGGTATTCCCACTCCCGGACACGTGCCCGGCCACATGTCGGTGGTGGTATTCGCCGACGAGGCAACTTATCTATTGGGCGGGGACGTGACCTACGACCAGGAGTTACTGGATCAAGAACAAACCGATGGGGTGAATGGCGACCCGCACCTCGCTGTCGAGCAACTGCGAAAGATCAAGACATTCGCCGCTACACGACCCGTCGTGCTGCTATCCGCGCACGATCCGAACGCCGCGTCTCGGCTGAACGCCAACACTGCCTTCCGTCCGTCGGCCTTGAAGCCAACACGTTAG
- a CDS encoding HNH endonuclease, whose product MSETTIPNPGNPTPEHHDAFTAVIKGMEATLAQIEEHGTTEECLATINQLENAISSLHYHQAALAHQTEITIVQENTERGNFKQLNRGAAANIALARKTDPHGYSEYLENCRILFNDTPHLAAAYSRGEFTEAQMRAILTPLAQVKARRRTEFDDLYAQNPHMFANLGTKKISDKVKDFTLTYASDDQCKEQKSAEEQRRIRFTPHPSTGMMSIHAELPLIAGIAMKNAVKTRSKSLKSLGDERTRAQIEADYLASFCTHPEAKVPVQVSVGLIMTDKTLFLGDRQPAYLEGYGVIAPQYARELLAGEEILNNMTLAEMATTRPPAFINALEATAELVRLYTAPGDKELIAMDSKARIFPEKLKKFIRMRDRRCRTPFCDGTIEEIDHVTQVYLGGHTCVTNGDGRCKFCNQAKETPGWKEFVLSNGLHKLKIATGMGPTYHSTAPPATGFAHQPYKQCMSEAEWVQTFETWLNQPPDPEGQPPDPGSEPPGKDDGPPDVEDLAA is encoded by the coding sequence ATGTCCGAAACAACGATCCCCAACCCAGGGAACCCCACCCCAGAACACCACGACGCGTTCACCGCCGTGATCAAAGGCATGGAAGCCACCCTGGCACAGATCGAAGAACACGGCACCACCGAAGAATGCTTAGCGACCATCAACCAACTCGAAAACGCGATCTCCTCCCTGCACTACCACCAAGCAGCCCTCGCCCACCAAACAGAGATCACCATCGTTCAAGAAAACACCGAACGCGGAAACTTCAAACAACTCAACCGCGGCGCCGCAGCAAACATCGCCCTCGCACGCAAAACAGACCCCCACGGTTACAGCGAATACCTAGAGAACTGTCGCATCCTCTTCAACGACACCCCACACCTGGCCGCAGCCTACAGTCGTGGTGAATTCACGGAAGCGCAAATGCGGGCGATCCTCACCCCACTAGCCCAGGTCAAAGCCCGCCGCCGCACCGAATTTGATGACCTCTACGCCCAAAACCCACACATGTTCGCTAACTTGGGCACCAAGAAAATCAGTGACAAGGTCAAAGACTTCACCCTCACCTACGCGTCGGATGATCAGTGCAAAGAGCAAAAGAGTGCGGAAGAGCAGCGTCGTATCAGGTTCACACCCCACCCTTCGACCGGGATGATGAGCATCCACGCAGAACTGCCCCTGATCGCAGGGATCGCCATGAAGAACGCGGTGAAAACCAGGTCGAAGAGCCTGAAATCTCTTGGTGATGAACGAACCCGTGCGCAGATTGAAGCGGACTACCTCGCGAGTTTCTGCACTCACCCGGAAGCCAAAGTCCCAGTGCAGGTCAGTGTTGGGTTGATCATGACCGATAAAACCCTGTTCTTGGGTGACCGGCAGCCAGCCTACCTTGAAGGGTACGGGGTGATCGCACCCCAGTACGCCAGGGAGCTACTTGCTGGTGAAGAGATCCTGAACAACATGACGTTGGCGGAAATGGCAACCACCCGACCACCAGCATTCATCAACGCCCTAGAAGCCACCGCAGAACTGGTTCGTCTTTACACGGCTCCAGGGGACAAAGAACTAATCGCGATGGACTCTAAAGCGCGGATCTTCCCGGAGAAACTCAAGAAGTTCATCAGGATGCGTGACCGAAGGTGCCGCACCCCCTTCTGTGACGGAACCATTGAAGAGATTGATCATGTGACCCAAGTGTATCTAGGTGGGCATACGTGTGTGACTAACGGGGATGGACGCTGTAAGTTCTGTAATCAAGCCAAGGAAACCCCGGGATGGAAAGAGTTTGTCCTCAGTAACGGTTTACATAAGTTGAAGATCGCGACCGGGATGGGGCCGACGTATCATTCCACGGCGCCACCGGCGACGGGGTTCGCTCATCAACCCTATAAGCAGTGCATGAGTGAAGCGGAATGGGTGCAGACCTTTGAGACGTGGTTGAATCAACCACCAGACCCGGAAGGTCAGCCACCAGACCCCGGTAGTGAACCGCCCGGAAAAGATGATGGTCCGCCGGATGTTGAAGACCTCGCGGCATAA
- a CDS encoding endonuclease/exonuclease/phosphatase family protein yields the protein MSHASPHRLSASLIIARIFFILLCIALAVLMVFHQQIPDVLGLGLVVDNLAPWAGLGIPALLLIALVVRGRASFIGLLVPVVVWSVLFGPQFIPSAQRAPQAALQIATQNVHESAGVQAARELADAGAQVITLQEIGEGQEDQISEELASTHPYRYMVSTVGVWSSYPLKNAQPLDLGLGWNRALRVDVNTDHGVVRLYTVHAASARPTGHEERDAMLASLAQYVQDDTSQKIVAAGDFNATSTDRHFAPMAAALQEAKFSDWGLAMTWPRSPFPALGIDHVMMRGVSSAGLQRAAIGDSDHYALQATIDLDS from the coding sequence ATGTCTCATGCATCGCCCCACCGCCTCTCGGCCTCGCTGATTATCGCGAGGATCTTCTTCATTCTGCTCTGCATAGCGCTGGCAGTGTTGATGGTATTCCACCAGCAGATCCCCGATGTCTTGGGTCTGGGTCTGGTCGTAGATAATCTTGCACCCTGGGCCGGACTTGGCATCCCGGCGCTGTTGCTCATTGCCCTCGTGGTGCGCGGCCGAGCCAGCTTTATCGGATTGCTGGTTCCGGTAGTGGTGTGGTCGGTACTTTTTGGGCCACAATTTATCCCGTCAGCCCAGCGTGCACCGCAGGCTGCCTTGCAGATCGCCACGCAGAATGTTCATGAGTCGGCCGGCGTGCAGGCAGCTCGGGAACTGGCCGATGCCGGCGCCCAGGTCATCACGCTGCAGGAGATCGGTGAGGGGCAAGAGGATCAGATCAGCGAAGAGCTGGCGAGCACTCACCCCTACCGCTATATGGTCAGCACCGTGGGCGTGTGGAGCTCCTACCCACTGAAGAATGCGCAACCACTGGATCTTGGGCTGGGATGGAACCGCGCACTGCGGGTTGATGTGAATACCGATCACGGCGTGGTGCGCCTCTACACGGTGCATGCTGCATCGGCGCGACCTACCGGGCACGAAGAACGCGATGCCATGCTCGCCTCCCTGGCCCAGTACGTTCAAGATGATACGTCTCAAAAGATTGTGGCCGCCGGAGACTTTAATGCCACCAGCACGGACCGGCATTTTGCACCAATGGCAGCGGCCTTGCAGGAAGCAAAATTCAGTGATTGGGGTCTGGCCATGACCTGGCCGCGCTCCCCCTTCCCGGCGCTTGGGATCGACCACGTCATGATGCGCGGGGTCAGCTCCGCGGGGCTGCAACGTGCGGCCATCGGC
- a CDS encoding VOC family protein, translating into MAIGMTPYLRFAGDAREAMEFYNSALGGELSMMTFQEGMNDGNPATADLIMHSSLFIERGIHLMASDTPPEMNVTGNGVIALSSDATEEADDAVLSKWWEALSAGSTIEMPLEKAPWGDSFGQLRDKFGVVWMFNISAVRD; encoded by the coding sequence ATGGCCATAGGAATGACCCCGTACCTTCGCTTCGCCGGTGACGCCCGCGAAGCCATGGAATTCTACAACTCAGCGCTGGGTGGCGAACTGTCGATGATGACCTTCCAAGAAGGCATGAACGACGGCAACCCAGCAACCGCGGACCTGATCATGCACTCTTCGCTTTTCATTGAGCGCGGCATTCACCTGATGGCTTCGGACACTCCTCCGGAGATGAACGTGACCGGCAATGGCGTGATCGCGTTGAGCAGCGATGCCACCGAAGAAGCCGACGACGCAGTGCTGAGCAAATGGTGGGAAGCACTGTCCGCCGGATCAACCATCGAAATGCCACTGGAGAAGGCCCCCTGGGGCGACTCCTTTGGTCAGCTTCGCGACAAGTTCGGCGTGGTGTGGATGTTCAACATCTCCGCCGTACGCGACTAA
- a CDS encoding IclR family transcriptional regulator yields the protein MSEARSEPRGASVIVNVLDVLRCFTVQQPIVGVTEIAEQVNLHKSSVSRILSTLEQERVVERDEQTRKYRLGLGLIAIAGPLLANLDVRRVAYPILEDLREATQETAVLNIWEGSESVSVEQLPSPRLVKHTSVMGSRYRTALSASVQLFLAYEDPQYREKLLTEGSIDLTQMPINTYLARLETVRERGYAVNYGETSAEEVAVAAGIFDHRGQLVACAMIAAPFYRVGAEELEQLCLHTVSAADQISTRLGHRKEK from the coding sequence ATGAGCGAAGCACGCAGCGAGCCAAGAGGCGCGTCGGTGATCGTCAATGTTCTGGATGTGTTGCGCTGCTTCACCGTGCAACAGCCGATCGTTGGCGTCACCGAGATCGCCGAACAGGTCAACCTGCACAAGTCCAGCGTGTCACGCATTTTGTCCACCCTGGAGCAGGAACGCGTGGTCGAACGCGACGAGCAGACCCGCAAGTATCGCCTCGGCCTAGGCCTGATTGCGATCGCCGGGCCACTCTTGGCGAACCTGGACGTGCGCCGCGTCGCGTATCCGATCCTGGAAGACCTACGCGAGGCCACCCAAGAGACAGCGGTGCTCAACATCTGGGAAGGCAGCGAATCGGTCTCCGTGGAACAGCTGCCTTCACCCCGTCTGGTCAAGCACACCTCGGTCATGGGCTCACGTTATCGCACTGCACTGAGCGCATCGGTCCAGTTGTTTTTGGCCTACGAAGATCCGCAGTACCGCGAGAAGCTACTGACCGAGGGCAGCATCGACCTCACCCAGATGCCGATCAATACCTACCTCGCCCGGCTGGAAACCGTTCGCGAACGTGGTTACGCAGTGAATTACGGCGAGACCTCAGCCGAGGAAGTCGCCGTGGCCGCTGGCATTTTTGACCACCGCGGCCAGCTGGTGGCCTGCGCCATGATCGCCGCCCCGTTCTACCGCGTCGGCGCCGAGGAGCTAGAGCAGCTCTGCCTGCACACCGTCTCCGCCGCCGATCAAATCAGCACCCGCCTAGGACACCGAAAGGAAAAATGA
- a CDS encoding cupin domain-containing protein, whose product MSMLPYEARDEFAFDYQMHDGSPLRVSHHFAGQTGMPVAIQTWVIEPGGFEGMHRHEAEGALQEFYQVIEGQARMRVGDHTYDLGPGDSVLADAGVDHDLRNIGDSELRVLTVWGPPGTADFSNFGSRQRAVQIRHEADR is encoded by the coding sequence ATGAGCATGCTCCCCTACGAAGCTCGCGACGAGTTCGCCTTCGATTACCAAATGCATGACGGCTCACCTTTGCGCGTATCCCATCACTTCGCTGGCCAGACCGGGATGCCTGTGGCGATCCAGACTTGGGTGATCGAACCTGGCGGTTTCGAGGGGATGCACCGACACGAAGCCGAAGGTGCCCTGCAGGAGTTCTATCAAGTCATTGAAGGGCAAGCCCGGATGCGCGTCGGCGATCATACCTACGATCTTGGCCCCGGCGACAGCGTTTTGGCCGATGCTGGAGTTGATCACGACCTGCGAAACATCGGCGATTCCGAACTGCGCGTGCTGACCGTATGGGGACCTCCTGGTACCGCTGATTTCTCGAACTTTGGTTCCCGTCAGCGCGCCGTGCAGATCCGCCACGAAGCTGACCGATAG
- a CDS encoding MFS transporter, with the protein MTAYLSGGKLLLAILALAMGGFGIGVTEFSMMGLLQEGATDLGVSNSQMGLMISSYAIGVVVGAPVLTAIAAKIPRKRAVQLLILFFTVANLSSAFAPDYNTMVITRFLAGLPHGAYFGLAGVLAGSLVPGTMRGRAIAWVMLGLSVANVGGVPLVTMLGQQIGWRSMFYAVALVGVLTAVLITLFVPWRKAEPGASVRRELTALKSPQVWLAMATGIVGFGGFFAVYSYISPTLTEESGLKITLVPIALALYGLGMVVGSLVGGRLADWSVFGAIKLSSVLMAGAMLIFAAVATWIIPTMIMVFILGAVGSLLTPSLQTLLMDSAPHAQSLAASLNHSALNVANALGAALGAAVISAGFGYRAPSVVGAGLAVLGLLIALITQARAKKIGLLVGRDAIAAHERTVID; encoded by the coding sequence ATGACTGCCTACTTATCCGGCGGAAAACTACTACTGGCGATCCTCGCCCTGGCCATGGGTGGGTTTGGCATCGGCGTTACCGAATTTTCGATGATGGGCCTTCTCCAAGAAGGCGCCACTGACCTTGGTGTCAGCAACTCGCAAATGGGCCTCATGATCAGCTCCTACGCCATCGGCGTGGTGGTTGGCGCGCCGGTACTCACCGCGATCGCCGCCAAAATCCCACGCAAACGTGCGGTACAGCTGTTGATCCTCTTTTTCACTGTGGCGAACCTTTCCTCGGCGTTTGCCCCGGATTACAACACCATGGTGATCACCCGTTTCCTTGCCGGGCTACCCCACGGCGCCTATTTCGGTCTGGCCGGCGTGCTGGCTGGAAGCCTTGTGCCCGGCACCATGCGTGGTCGCGCCATTGCTTGGGTGATGCTTGGATTGTCGGTGGCCAACGTCGGTGGTGTCCCGCTGGTCACCATGCTCGGACAGCAAATCGGCTGGCGTTCCATGTTCTACGCTGTTGCACTGGTCGGCGTCCTGACCGCGGTCTTGATCACCCTCTTCGTTCCGTGGCGCAAGGCCGAACCTGGAGCTAGCGTGCGACGCGAACTTACTGCGCTGAAGAGCCCACAGGTGTGGTTGGCCATGGCTACCGGTATCGTCGGCTTCGGTGGCTTCTTCGCGGTGTACTCCTACATTTCCCCAACACTGACCGAAGAGTCGGGGCTGAAAATTACCCTGGTGCCGATCGCGTTGGCCCTCTACGGGCTGGGCATGGTCGTTGGTTCTCTGGTCGGTGGACGCCTCGCCGACTGGTCTGTTTTCGGTGCAATCAAGCTCTCCAGCGTACTGATGGCCGGGGCGATGCTGATCTTTGCCGCCGTGGCTACGTGGATTATTCCGACCATGATTATGGTCTTCATTCTTGGAGCTGTAGGTTCGCTCTTAACGCCAAGCCTGCAGACCTTGCTCATGGATTCAGCGCCACACGCTCAGTCCTTGGCAGCATCGCTGAACCACTCGGCACTGAATGTGGCCAATGCTTTGGGTGCTGCCTTGGGCGCCGCGGTGATTTCTGCTGGTTTCGGTTACCGTGCACCATCGGTTGTGGGTGCCGGGCTAGCTGTTCTGGGCCTCTTGATCGCTCTGATCACTCAGGCTCGTGCCAAGAAGATTGGCTTGCTCGTGGGCCGCGACGCAATCGCAGCCCACGAACGCACCGTCATCGACTAG